aacctcatcacaggagaaagcaagtggcgcaGTGTCGTttggcagtttgtgcagccttctggaggCACGACGCTTGGCCCTGTTGACTGGAGAATGCAGTAtaaaaagccggctaaaatagctcgcgcatctcttcgggtccgacagagtgcaaccgttgaaggtgatagccaccttgtcgttgtgcttcgtcgggtgtGGCAGAGATCTAACGGTGGACTGGAGCTTACTCACACCAGTGGTGAGGTTGCAGGACTTCAGGTGCTctacccatttagtccgcttatgtggatctaccagttgccggatcccCAAATTGAGCTctcttatgcggggatccccgggatcaaCATGGCGTAGGCGGTCAAGTCTgtcaaatgatcgtaggggacagctattggcagagcacaTAGACGATTCcacattcagcactgtaaacgacgacgccccctcCAGGATAGTGTGCAATTGctgcagctcgcctgacatcacaattgctagcgcaggtctgataaatagcatgacctggcgacctatgctatggcttgcatcagaccacttggccattatcgtctcgatcgagagacctgccgattttgtttccgcggatcaccgctCATACGACAACTTCAACAAAGCTGATTAGActagattcgcggaatttactgaagaCATCTTCGCCGCTCTCCCCATTCCGATCGATAGCCGCGGCTCGCTACATACCCGCTGGAAGGATCCGGGACATACGTCCCAATTTTccagctgaagcagctgttctGGCTAACGAGCGTGATCGCCTACGCCAAGTCGATGCCGGGGATCCTcggataaaggatctcaattccgAGATACGGCAACTGGTAAACCAACACAAGCGGTACAAATGGGAAGAGGATttgaagtcctgtaacttcacctctggtgtgagcaagctctggtgcatcgtaaggtccctgtcgaacccgacgaagcacaatgaCAAGGTTGATATCACCTTCAATTTGTTCTGCATCCTCCGGCggacagatccaaacgtagtgccaccagacggctgcacaaactggcatacaacagtgcgccacttgcttTCTACAGCGACGAGATTCAGGGGGCCttcaaacacatgaaaccatcgTAAGCCATTAGCCCTGACGGAttaaacatgctgatgttgaaaaagctgagttcattgggagtagaatttcttaccaaggtcttcaacctgtctatggccactctcatcattcctgataggttgaaattagggagagtggtcccactgctgaagcctgggaaacccgccaaccaagggaaGTCTTATTATCCGATAACTCTCCTATCCCCAttagtgaagactcttgaagccCTTATACTCCCACTCCTTTCGAAACACCTGATCCCGGCCTCACACCAGCATTGTTTCGGAAGAGTTCACAGCATCACCACGGCACTTACCGTCATTAACATCCAGGTAAACCACGGcctcaaccaaaaccgcccctgcgagaggactgtcctagtagcgttggatctaaacaaggctttcgatacagtcagtcacgccacgctactagatgacattttacagtcgacacttcCGCCAAGGCTGAataggtggaccgcgaactacctgagtggtcgtgattcgtcggtgatatttcgagaccaaacatcttaacagaggaaaataaagcaaggaatagcgcagggtggtgtcctttcacccttgctgtgCTATATTTAGAAACTCCACCAGCCACCAGAGGtggtctccctggtctcatacgccgacgactacACGATAATGGCATCGGACAacgacattgatggcctatgcgcTAAGGTAAACGACTAgccagcctttctcgctttttcactgcgaggaatttacaaatccccccactaaatccactgcgacccttttcaccacctggacaaaggaggtcaagctacaactcaaggtgaaagtcgatgacacacaaattccgacggttaacaacctcaaaatattgggagttacctttgacagcttgctctccttctcagcgcatacaaccgctattcaACTAAAGTACAGAATTGCAAGGAGgttctcaagtcgcttgccggcggcacttggggcaaagacaaggaaatgttTCTGTCGACTTTTAAAGTAATAGGCCGACCGATTCTAatctatgctgcgcctgtctggtcgcctggaaccagtgatacgcattggacgaagcttcagacctgccgaAACACTGCATTAAGGACCGCGGCAGGATGTGTTTTGATGTCACCAATACAACACCTACATGATGAGGCGCTTATGCTgcctgttaaggagcataacaaattgctcagtaagcagtttctgctagggtgttgcAGCAGACCTCACCCaagcagacacctgctcgagcctgagccacctcgaaggcacatcaggaggtatttcctcaactacgcggacgagaCAAAACAAACAGACATCTACTTGAACGgaacagtgtacagacagaccgtaaacgacattcatcgggagatcctcaccaccttcttaagctcccgacccccgaatgccgttatcggagtccacccaccaccaatcgcagacgaagagcttcaacttgcccgagagtcccgcgtaaccttggcacaattacgttctggttattgtagcaggttaaactcctacttatccagaatcgaccccgacatgcTAAACATTTGTCGAGCATGTGAAGGCagcccgcacgacactaaccactttCTCAATCTTCTCACATGCAccattaaacccactcatctaacactcctctccctctggacccagcccgtcgaaacagctagttttctgggcctaccgttagaagGACTAGacaaagacgaccggtgatataccctacactgacgggggttctattactgttaaaacaacaacaaagcatgCCTCTATGGGTtactgaagaaaataaatgcgataaataaatttcatccagaacacaatcaaatattttccaatatgcATAAATAGTATACAAATTCCCAACTCGAATATTGCAAAATACCTGGGGATGATTCTAGACGCTAAGCTAAGAGGGAActcataaataaagaaaaaggaaaTGGAATTGAAGTATGGAAATATATATTGTCTTATGGGAAAGGAATCAGCACTATCcacgaataataaaataatctttatatataaaaatgaatgtttgtctgcatGTCTTCGATTAACTCAAAAACTACCGGACCGATtcctataaaaattggtatatatatgtatttatccacggagaaggtttgtagaatatgttcattgctgccactcgccaccaggtggcgctgcagagtagcaacttctgccctgTTCAACCgactttttcgaaataaacaaaatcaataaaatggttaagaatgaattgaatatttgtgtactgatgtttctttaaagttatttttcttaaatttattttagttgttggcgtagcaacgcacGCCGGGTACAGCtggttatatataaaaatggatgTTTGTATGTCCTCGGTGAACTCataaactactggaccgattattataaaaattggtatatacctatacgtatttttccacggagaaggtttgtagaatacgCTCATTACTGCTCGCGACGCTCTCCGATTGTGCTGCTCAAGAAAAAGGATGGAAGCACCCGATTTTATGTAAATTATAGAAAGCTGAAGGAAGTCGCGAAAAAGAGCAGCTACCCATTACCACGAA
The Anastrepha ludens isolate Willacy chromosome X, idAnaLude1.1, whole genome shotgun sequence DNA segment above includes these coding regions:
- the LOC128869227 gene encoding uncharacterized protein LOC128869227, translating into MSCWRSNARRVQLVIYKNGCLYVLGELINYWTDYYKNWYIPIRIFPRRRFVEYAHYCSRRSPIVLLKKKDGSTRFYVNYRKLKEVAKKSSYPLPRIDDTLDTLSGANWFSMPDLKSGFRQVKNEDCGREKTTSGRERKVRCRSSC